The DNA sequence TCGCTGATTCCGCCGACGTAGGCGAGGTACCCGGGCACGAGCGGGAGCACGCATGGAGACGCGAACGAGACCAGTCCCGCGAGGAGCGCGATGGGCAGTGCGAGCAGGAGCTGGCCGCTGAAGACGATCTGACCGACGTTCACGGTCACTTCCCGGCCACGGCGTCGGAGATGAGCGAGTCGAGGATGCTCTTGTCCGGGATCGCGCCGAGGATGCGGGCGGCCACGCGGCCCTGCTTGTCGATCACGATCGTGGTCGGCGTGGCCTTGGGCGGGACGGTCTTGCTGAAAGCGAGCAGCACGGACCCGGTGTCGCGGTCGAGGACGGACGGGTACGTCACGCCCTTGTCCTGTTCGAAGCTGGCCGCGGTGCTCGCGGAGTCGTAGAGGTTGACGCCGAGGAAGCTCACACCCTGCGAGGCGTACTTCTGCGACAGGGACTCCAGGTCAGGGGCCTCCACCCGGCACGGCGGGCAGCCGGCGTACCAGAAGTTCACGACGAGGACCTTGCCCGCGTAATCCTTCGAGGAGACCGTCGTTCCATCGGCGAGCTTGCCGGAGAAGGCGACGGGAG is a window from the Leifsonia shinshuensis genome containing:
- a CDS encoding TlpA disulfide reductase family protein → MTARSTTVRRRLALLLPAAAAATALLLSGCSSNDSLATQYRSGNGQNYIAGDGSVSEYAAANRGAPVAFSGKLADGTTVSSKDYAGKVLVVNFWYAGCPPCRVEAPDLESLSQKYASQGVSFLGVNLYDSASTAASFEQDKGVTYPSVLDRDTGSVLLAFSKTVPPKATPTTIVIDKQGRVAARILGAIPDKSILDSLISDAVAGK